Proteins from a genomic interval of Oncorhynchus mykiss isolate Arlee chromosome 21, USDA_OmykA_1.1, whole genome shotgun sequence:
- the LOC110500251 gene encoding KICSTOR complex protein C12orf66 homolog, with protein MMEAPREEELRPVPRERAILESFFTQLGMFSFDRAKDYVEKEKDSSKSAGAIWAALLAAFAHLAAAEKAYHNMTFLGQKLGGQSFFSRKDSIRTIYTSLFNALRKVVTMGRHAQPGSVPYLEDLLSHLSEQLCHFTQARMEMADLYEKMHALGSQKNINSEELVTTLEAVLQKYSSRFHHPILGRLEGGFQTEVDVVTQLLRCQAQVSEWHFLPALLSLHGASSKLTAWGQLFQRQRETRKHLFGGQSQKAVQPPHLYVWLQRLQGALLAKFSFYFHEALSRQTVSADMKALTARTAPDYHGKICSFIRKHDANNVSLVFDNRGLDSFQGHGYHHPHSYREAPKGVEQFPAVVSLPGGERPLTHWPNVIMMMGDREAELNTLDKVVHFYDDKVQSTYYLTRPESHFTLVVIFDGRKSEKDSHITAFLQEISGSLRNSKPFSTLKPGSKG; from the exons ATGATGGAGGCTCCGCGTGAGGAGGAACTGCGGCCGGTGCCTCGTGAGCGGGCGATTCTGGAGAGTTTCTTCACGCAGCTCGGAATGTTCTCGTTCGATCGGGCGAAGGATTAtgtggagaaagagaaggacagcaGCAAGAGCGCAGGGGCCATCTGGGCCGCTCTCCTCGCCGCCTTCGCACACCTTGCCGCAGCGGAGAAGGCCTATCACAACATGACGTTCCTGGGACAAAAACTGG GCGGCCAGTCGTTCTTCAGCCGCAAGGACTCCATCCGCACCATCTACACCTCCCTGTTCAACGCGCTGAGGAAGGTGGTGACCATGGGGCGCCACGCCCAGCCAGGCTCCGTACCCTACCTGGAGGACCTGCTGTCTCACCTGTCGGAGCAGCTGTGCCACTTCACCCAGGCCCGCATGGAGATGGCTGACCTGTACGAGAAGATGCATGCGCTAGGCAGCCAGAAGAACATCAACTCAGAGGAGCTGGTCACCACCCTCGAGGCAGTGCTGCAGAAGTACAGCTCCAG gtTCCACCACCCCATCCTGGGCCGCTTGGAGGGGGGCTTCCAGACAGAAGTGGATGTGGTGACACAGCTCCTGCGCTGCCAGGCCCAGGTGTCAGAGTGGCACTTCCTGCCCGCCCTGCTCAGCCTGCACGGGGCTAGCTCTAAGCTCACAGCCTGGGGACAGCTCTTCCAGCGCCAGAGGGAAACCCGAAAGCACCTGTTCGGAGGCCAGTCCCAGAAGGCTGTGCAGCCACCCCACCTGTACGTGTGGCTGCAGCGCCTCCAGGGGGCGCTCCTGGCTAAATTTAGCTTCTACTTCCATGAGGCGCTGAGCAGGCAGACGGTGTCCGCAGACATGAAGGCCCTGACTGCACGCACGGCGCCCGATTACCACGGCAAGATCTGTTCGTTTATCCGCAAACACGATGCCAACAACGTGTCGCTGGTGTTCGACAACCGCGGCTTGGACAGCTTCCAGGGCCACGGCTACCACCACCCGCACTCGTACCGCGAGGCGCCCAAGGGTGTGGAGCAGTTCCCCGCCGTGGTGTCCCTTCCCGGGGGCGAGCGGCCACTCACGCACTGGCCCAACGTCATCATGATGATGGGCGACCGTGAGGCGGAGCTCAACACGCTGGACAAGGTGGTACACTTCTACGACGACAAAGTCCAGAGCACTTACTACTTGACCCGACCAGAATCACACTTCACCCTGGTGGTCATCTTCGATGGCAGGAAGTCCGAGAAGGACTCGCACATCACCGCCTTCCTGCAGGAGATCTCTGGCTCGCTGAGGAATTCCAAACCATTCAGCACCCTCAAACCTGGCTCCaaaggctga
- the LOC110500252 gene encoding protein mono-ADP-ribosyltransferase PARP12: MSSYSRVINHATSILCSNKGSLAFQQLYRKVFQRVEITEDDFWYIVKKCSRFVVVRNRERTDEWGTDCVIVAKTSLRLCKNYTKQDCRDCQELHLCKYFVYGNCRFGKGRKQCKFSHDVRSEHNYTLLRECTLHELHEDDLFLLLLQNDPTLLPEVCSHYNKGSGPHGACTFRDGCTKMHMCMHFVQDDCMFGSKCKRQHVIDQHGLHMLEERGLSGDIIKDLPFVYQNLHRLNTPTTPYNAKEHVGELVSRPVIKKEDRKEICLHFIRRNCRFQDQCIRVHFNLPYKWEVFDGNDWIHLHHTEDIEKAFCDPRNTHSPGSRPVDFLTMTQESDPVRRLSTVSSVTKPAHYILTTEWLWYYKGDHENWIEFGRPDDKQRMTSLSSRELEEAYLADGSAEVTIMKGHRNYYLSFQDMYQRNPKHNTKRRVRRRPRFISIMEVENKTAP, encoded by the exons ATGTCCAGTTACTCCAGAGTAATTAATCATGCCACCAGTATATTATGCAGCAACAAAGGTTCCCTGGCCTTCCAGCAATTGTACAGGAAAGTATTCCAGCGTGTTGAAATAACTGAGGACGACTTTTGGTACATTGTAAAGAAGTGTTCTCGGTTTGTTGTGGTGCGGAACCGAGAGAGAACGGACGAATGGGGAACTGACTGTGTGATTGTCGCCAAAACGTCGCTGCGACTATGCAAAAATTACACAAAACAAGATTGCAGAGATTGCCAGGAGCTTCACCTTTGCAAATATTTTGTTTATGGAAACTGTAGATTTGGGAAAGGCAG GAAGCAGTGCAAGTTCTCACATGACGTGCGTTCAGAGCATAACTACACGCTCCTGAGGGAGTGCACTCTGCATGAGCTGCACGAGGATGACTTGTTCCTGTTACTGCTGCAGAATGATCCCACCCTGCTGCCGGAG GTGTGCTCTCACTACAACAAGGGCTCCGGGCCCCATGGCGCATGTACCTTCAGGGATGGCTGCACCAAGATGCACATGTGCATGCACTTTGTGCAGGACGACTGCATGTTCGGGTCTAAGTGCAAGAGGCAGCACGTCATCGACCAGCATGGCCTTCACATGCTGGAGGAGAGGGGCCTCAGCGGTGACATCATCAAAGACCTGCCTTTCGTTTACCAGAACCTCCACCGCCTCAACACACCCACTACACCCTACAATGCTAAAG AGCATGTAGGTGAGCTGGTCTCCAGGCCTGTGATCAAGAAAGAGGACAGGAAGGAGATTTGTCTGCATTTCATACGCAGGAACTGTAGATTCCAGG ACCAGTGTATCCGTGTGCATTTTAACCTGCCTTATAAGTGGGAGGTGTTTGATGGGAACGACTGGATACACCTGCATCACACTGAGGACATCGAGAAAGCCTTCTGTGATCCCCGGAACACACACAG tccaggATCTCGGCCAGTAGACTTCCTAACGATGACACAGGAGTCGGACCCCGTGCGGCGCCTCTCCACGGTTTCCTCGGTAACAAAGCCGGCTCACTACATCCTGACCACTGAGTGGCTGTGGTACTACAAGGGCGACCACGAGAACTGGATTGAGTTTGGAAGACCT GACGATAAACAGCGTATGACCTCCCTCTCGTCCCGGGAGCTGGAGGAAGCGTACCTGGCAGACGGATCTGCTGAGGTCACCATTATGAAAGGTCACCGCAACTACTACCTCAGTTTTCAAG ACATGTACCAGCGGAACCCCAAACACAACACCAAAAGGAGGGTGCGTCGCCGACCACGCTTCATCTCCATCATGGAAGTGGAGAACAAGACTGcaccgtag
- the LOC110501063 gene encoding SLIT-ROBO Rho GTPase-activating protein 1-like isoform X1: MSNLVRSKKDKEIIAEYESQVKDVRAQLVEQQRCLEQQTEMRVQLLQDLQDFFRKKAEIETEYSRNLEKLAERFMAKTRSTKDHQQYKKDQNLLSPVNCWYLLLNQVRRESKDHATLSDLYLNNVITRLTHISDDSARLLKRSKEITFQLQEDLMKLLNELYTVMKTYHMYHGETLNAETKLRDAERQVGVGKVGPGGGVEPLFGMRIEERHQRRNAARKMEKMREKRKAKYSENKLKSLKARNEYLLTMEATNSSVFKYYIHDLPDIIDCCDLGYHSSLSRALKTYLSAELSLEASRRTGLEVLEGAVEGLDPARDRQRLLGLYPTAFCPPPRFSFQPHMGDPVTQIAAQPQVQAELTSRLQQLQSRLSTLKIENEEVKKTSGATLTTLQDMTVLDDYDVSQSFTHSPSSESVKSSVSDGYLNKPSLAKRRANQQETELFYFTKFREYLEGSNLISKLQAKHDLLKKAMAEGHIADTLTTSRGRKNSHSNHQDSTKAIPLLVESCIRYINLHGLQHQGIFRVSGSQVEVNDIKNSFERGNDPLIDEENNHDINSVAGVLKLYFRGLENPLFPKERFNDLISCVRIESLYDRAQCIRKILLGVPRATLVVNRYLFAFLNHLSQYSDENMMDAGNLAIVFGPTLLPTPDALDQVACQAHVNEVIKTVILHHDNIFPDPPELPGPIYEKCMTGDQYCESPFSEPGGEAEPDGGTETQTSEEEGEAVEAVARFDYTGRSGRELSFKKGVTLQLFQRASHDWWEGRLNGTHGLVPHQYITLKDRPDSASTVDSDSGSTSNDDKRARSELSSPTDRQPETYNRSVVRSPETYNSSVVRSPEIYNRSVVRSPETYNRTVVRSPETYNSSHRRKRTDIFRRPLGRSKDHGNGSVLERNSPPVTGHFSPRELLLGRGTGLTPPLDSPERRRRSTAAVTVTVSRHDSLRRPEDTPIRRSSSGQHGFSSRTLDPDTLAQDIEESVSVALGQLRQLERGGCRPAPDVVLDTLEQVKNSPITACSSESPSPHSTPSTPGTPGTPSPLSPLSPLIPLPGPPPAPIRSTNPSPDTLGSFKPVVGAPLRMGAPLRPPALRPKPLVPPKSNTPPLPPLLDKSCTM, translated from the exons ATGTGCGTGCCCAGCTGGTGGAGCAGCAGCGGTGTTTGGAACAGCAGACAGAGATGAGGGTGCAGCTGCTGCAGGACCTGCAGGACTTCTTCAGGAAGAAGGCTGAGATCGAGACGGAGTACTCCAGGAACCTGGAGAAACTAGCAGAGCGGTTCATGGCCAAGACACGCAGCACCAAGGACCACCAGCAGTACAA AAAGGACCAGAACTTGCTGTCTCCAGTTAACTGCTGGTACCTGCTGCTGAACCAG gtgaggagggagagtaAAGACCACGCCACACTCAGTGACCTCTACCTGAACAACGTCATCACCCGCCTCACGCACATCAGCGACGACTCCGCCCGCCTGCTCAAAAGA agTAAAGAGATCACCTTTCAGCTGCAGGAGGACTTGATGAAGCTCCTTAATGAACTCTACACC GTGATGAAGACATACCACATGTACCATGGGGAGACGCTGAACGCGGAGACCAAGCTGAGGGATGCCGAACGTCAGGTGGGGGTTGGCAAAGTGGGGCCTGGCGGAGGGGTGGAGCCGCTATTCGGCATGCGTATAGAGGAACGCCACCAGAGACGCAACGCCGCCCGCAAGATGGAGAAGATGAGGGAGAAG AGGAAGGCTAAGTACTCTGAGAACAAGCTGAAGTCCCTGAAGGCCAGGAACGAGTACCTTCTGACGATGGAAGCCACCAACTCCTCCGTGTTCAAATACTACATCCACGATCTGCCCGATATCATAGAC tgttGTGACCTGGGGTACCATTCCAGTCTGAGTCGTGCGTTGAAGACCTACCTGTCTGCAGAGCTGAGTCTGGAGGCCTCCAGGCGGACAGggttggaggtactggaggggGCCGTAGAGGGCCTGGATCCTGCCCGAGACAGGCAGCGCCTGCTGGGCCTCTACCCCACTGCCTTCTGCCCCCCGCCACGCTTCAGCTTCCAGCCCCACATGGGGGACCCC GTGACCCAGATAGCCGCCCAGCCACAGGTGCAGGCAGAGCTCACATCTAGGCTGCAGCAGCTCCAGTCACGCCTCTCCACCCTGAAGATAGAGAATGAGGAG gtgaagaagacgTCAGGGGCCACTCTCACCACCCTCCAGGACATGACAGTGCTGGATGACTATGACGTTTCCCAGAGTTTCACCCACAGTCCCTCTTCAGAGTCGGTCAAGTCCAGCGTGTCGGACGGCTACCTAAACAAACCCAGCCTCGCCAAGCGCCGTGCCAACCAACAGGAGACTGAGCTCTTCTACTTCACG AAGTTCCGTGAGTATCTGGAGGGCAGTAATCTGATCTCCAAACTACAGGCCAAGCACGACCTGCTGAAGAAAGCCATGGCCGAGG GGCATATAGCAGACACGCTGACCACCAG CCGTGGACGAAAGAACTCCCATAGCAATCACCAG GACTCGACTAAAGCCATTCCTCTGCTGGTGGAGAGCTGCATCCGTTACATCAACCTCCATG GTCTTCAGCACCAGGGCATATTCCGTGTGTCGGGGTCGCAGGTGGAGGTCAACGACATCAAGAACTCAtttgagagag GTAACGACCCCCTGATTGACGAGGAGAATAACCATGACATCAACTCGGTGGCCGGTGTGCTGAAGCTCTACTTCCGGGGGCTGGAGAACCCCCTCTTTCCCAAGGAAAGGTTCAACGACCTCATTTCCTGTGTCC GTATAGAGAGCCTGTATGACAGAGCTCAGTGTATTCGTAAGATTCTACTGGGTGTTCCACGGGCGACTCTGGTCGTGAATAGATACCTGTTCGCCTTCCTCAACCA CTTATCCCAGTACAGCGATGAGAACATGATGGATGCTGGGAATCTGGCCATCGTCTTCGGCCCCACCCTGCTGCCCACGCCCGACGCCCTGGACCAGGTGGCCTGCCAGGCGCATGTTAATGAGGTCATCAAGACGGTCATCCTGCACCACGACAACATCTTCCCCGACCCCCCGGAGCTGCCTGGGCCCATCTATGAGAAGTGCATGACCGGAGACCAGTACTG CGAGAGTCCGTTCAGCGAGCCGGGTGGGGAGGCGGAGCCTGATGGCGGCACAGAGACTCAGACCAGTGAGGAGG agggggaAGCAGTAGAGGCAGTGGCCAGGTTTGACTATACGGGCCGGTCGGGGCGGGAGCTCTCCTTTAAGAAGGGAGTGACCCTGCAGCTGTTCCAGCGTGCATCACATGACTGGTGGGAGGGGCGACTCAACGGCACCCATGGCCTGGTGCCTCACCAGTACATAACACTGAAGGACAG GCCTGACTCTGCATCAACAGTGGACAGCGACAGTGGGAGCACTAGCAATGATGACAAGAGAGCCAGAAGTGAGCTGAGCTCTCCTACTGACAGACAGCCTGAGACCTACAACAGGTCAGTAGTTAGATCGCCAGAGACCTACAACAGTTCAGTAGTTAGATCGCCAGAGATCTACAACAGGTCAGTGGTTCGATCGCCAGAGACCTACAACAGGACAGTAGTTAGATCGCCAGAGACCTACAACAG CAGCCACCGCAGGAAGCGGACTGACATTTTCCGTCGCCCCCTCGGTCGCTCTAAAGACCATGGTAACGGGAGTGTGTTGGAGAGGAACTCGCCACCCGTCACTGGTCACTTCAGCCCGCGGGAGCTCCTTCTGGGGCGGGGCACTGGTTTAACCCCGCCTCTCGACAGCCCTGAGCGTCGTCGCCGTTCCACTGCCGCGGTAACGGTTACCGTGAGCCGCCACGATTCACTGCGTCGGCCTGAAGACACGCCCATCCGGCGCTCCAGCAGCGGGCAGCACGGCTTCAGCTCCAGAACCCTGGACCCAGACACACTGGCACAg GACATAGAGGAGAGTGTGAGTGTGGCTCTGGGGCAGCTGAGGCAGTTGGAGCGTGGGGGCTGCAGACCGGCTCCTGACGTGGTCCTggacactctggagcaggttaagaACAGCCCAATCACTGCCTGCTCCTCCGAGTCGCCCAGCCCCCACAGCACCCCCTCCACCCCAGGGACTCCTGGTACCCCTAGTCCCCTCAGCCCTCTGAGCCCCCTCATTCCCCTCCCTGGCCCCCCTCCCGCACCCATCCGATCTACCAACCCCTCCCCCGACACCCTGGGCTCCTTCAAGCCCGTAGTGGGGGCTCCTCTCCGTATGGGAGCTCCGCTTCGCCCCCCGGCCTTGAGGCCGAAACCCCTGGTGCCGCCCAAGAGCAACACCCCCCCTCTGCCCCCGCTGCTGGACAAGTCCTGCACCATGTGA
- the LOC110501063 gene encoding SLIT-ROBO Rho GTPase-activating protein 1-like isoform X2, whose product MSNLVRSKKDKEIIAEYESQVKDVRAQLVEQQRCLEQQTEMRVQLLQDLQDFFRKKAEIETEYSRNLEKLAERFMAKTRSTKDHQQYKKDQNLLSPVNCWYLLLNQVRRESKDHATLSDLYLNNVITRLTHISDDSARLLKRSKEITFQLQEDLMKLLNELYTVMKTYHMYHGETLNAETKLRDAERQVGVGKVGPGGGVEPLFGMRIEERHQRRNAARKMEKMREKRKAKYSENKLKSLKARNEYLLTMEATNSSVFKYYIHDLPDIIDCCDLGYHSSLSRALKTYLSAELSLEASRRTGLEVLEGAVEGLDPARDRQRLLGLYPTAFCPPPRFSFQPHMGDPVTQIAAQPQVQAELTSRLQQLQSRLSTLKIENEEVKKTSGATLTTLQDMTVLDDYDVSQSFTHSPSSESVKSSVSDGYLNKPSLAKRRANQQETELFYFTKFREYLEGSNLISKLQAKHDLLKKAMAEGHIADTLTTSRGRKNSHSNHQDSTKAIPLLVESCIRYINLHGLQHQGIFRVSGSQVEVNDIKNSFERGNDPLIDEENNHDINSVAGVLKLYFRGLENPLFPKERFNDLISCVRIESLYDRAQCIRKILLGVPRATLVVNRYLFAFLNHLSQYSDENMMDAGNLAIVFGPTLLPTPDALDQVACQAHVNEVIKTVILHHDNIFPDPPELPGPIYEKCMTGDQYCESPFSEPGGEAEPDGGTETQTSEEEGEAVEAVARFDYTGRSGRELSFKKGVTLQLFQRASHDWWEGRLNGTHGLVPHQYITLKDRPDSASTVDSDSGSTSNDDKRARSELSSPTDRQPETYNSSHRRKRTDIFRRPLGRSKDHGNGSVLERNSPPVTGHFSPRELLLGRGTGLTPPLDSPERRRRSTAAVTVTVSRHDSLRRPEDTPIRRSSSGQHGFSSRTLDPDTLAQDIEESVSVALGQLRQLERGGCRPAPDVVLDTLEQVKNSPITACSSESPSPHSTPSTPGTPGTPSPLSPLSPLIPLPGPPPAPIRSTNPSPDTLGSFKPVVGAPLRMGAPLRPPALRPKPLVPPKSNTPPLPPLLDKSCTM is encoded by the exons ATGTGCGTGCCCAGCTGGTGGAGCAGCAGCGGTGTTTGGAACAGCAGACAGAGATGAGGGTGCAGCTGCTGCAGGACCTGCAGGACTTCTTCAGGAAGAAGGCTGAGATCGAGACGGAGTACTCCAGGAACCTGGAGAAACTAGCAGAGCGGTTCATGGCCAAGACACGCAGCACCAAGGACCACCAGCAGTACAA AAAGGACCAGAACTTGCTGTCTCCAGTTAACTGCTGGTACCTGCTGCTGAACCAG gtgaggagggagagtaAAGACCACGCCACACTCAGTGACCTCTACCTGAACAACGTCATCACCCGCCTCACGCACATCAGCGACGACTCCGCCCGCCTGCTCAAAAGA agTAAAGAGATCACCTTTCAGCTGCAGGAGGACTTGATGAAGCTCCTTAATGAACTCTACACC GTGATGAAGACATACCACATGTACCATGGGGAGACGCTGAACGCGGAGACCAAGCTGAGGGATGCCGAACGTCAGGTGGGGGTTGGCAAAGTGGGGCCTGGCGGAGGGGTGGAGCCGCTATTCGGCATGCGTATAGAGGAACGCCACCAGAGACGCAACGCCGCCCGCAAGATGGAGAAGATGAGGGAGAAG AGGAAGGCTAAGTACTCTGAGAACAAGCTGAAGTCCCTGAAGGCCAGGAACGAGTACCTTCTGACGATGGAAGCCACCAACTCCTCCGTGTTCAAATACTACATCCACGATCTGCCCGATATCATAGAC tgttGTGACCTGGGGTACCATTCCAGTCTGAGTCGTGCGTTGAAGACCTACCTGTCTGCAGAGCTGAGTCTGGAGGCCTCCAGGCGGACAGggttggaggtactggaggggGCCGTAGAGGGCCTGGATCCTGCCCGAGACAGGCAGCGCCTGCTGGGCCTCTACCCCACTGCCTTCTGCCCCCCGCCACGCTTCAGCTTCCAGCCCCACATGGGGGACCCC GTGACCCAGATAGCCGCCCAGCCACAGGTGCAGGCAGAGCTCACATCTAGGCTGCAGCAGCTCCAGTCACGCCTCTCCACCCTGAAGATAGAGAATGAGGAG gtgaagaagacgTCAGGGGCCACTCTCACCACCCTCCAGGACATGACAGTGCTGGATGACTATGACGTTTCCCAGAGTTTCACCCACAGTCCCTCTTCAGAGTCGGTCAAGTCCAGCGTGTCGGACGGCTACCTAAACAAACCCAGCCTCGCCAAGCGCCGTGCCAACCAACAGGAGACTGAGCTCTTCTACTTCACG AAGTTCCGTGAGTATCTGGAGGGCAGTAATCTGATCTCCAAACTACAGGCCAAGCACGACCTGCTGAAGAAAGCCATGGCCGAGG GGCATATAGCAGACACGCTGACCACCAG CCGTGGACGAAAGAACTCCCATAGCAATCACCAG GACTCGACTAAAGCCATTCCTCTGCTGGTGGAGAGCTGCATCCGTTACATCAACCTCCATG GTCTTCAGCACCAGGGCATATTCCGTGTGTCGGGGTCGCAGGTGGAGGTCAACGACATCAAGAACTCAtttgagagag GTAACGACCCCCTGATTGACGAGGAGAATAACCATGACATCAACTCGGTGGCCGGTGTGCTGAAGCTCTACTTCCGGGGGCTGGAGAACCCCCTCTTTCCCAAGGAAAGGTTCAACGACCTCATTTCCTGTGTCC GTATAGAGAGCCTGTATGACAGAGCTCAGTGTATTCGTAAGATTCTACTGGGTGTTCCACGGGCGACTCTGGTCGTGAATAGATACCTGTTCGCCTTCCTCAACCA CTTATCCCAGTACAGCGATGAGAACATGATGGATGCTGGGAATCTGGCCATCGTCTTCGGCCCCACCCTGCTGCCCACGCCCGACGCCCTGGACCAGGTGGCCTGCCAGGCGCATGTTAATGAGGTCATCAAGACGGTCATCCTGCACCACGACAACATCTTCCCCGACCCCCCGGAGCTGCCTGGGCCCATCTATGAGAAGTGCATGACCGGAGACCAGTACTG CGAGAGTCCGTTCAGCGAGCCGGGTGGGGAGGCGGAGCCTGATGGCGGCACAGAGACTCAGACCAGTGAGGAGG agggggaAGCAGTAGAGGCAGTGGCCAGGTTTGACTATACGGGCCGGTCGGGGCGGGAGCTCTCCTTTAAGAAGGGAGTGACCCTGCAGCTGTTCCAGCGTGCATCACATGACTGGTGGGAGGGGCGACTCAACGGCACCCATGGCCTGGTGCCTCACCAGTACATAACACTGAAGGACAG GCCTGACTCTGCATCAACAGTGGACAGCGACAGTGGGAGCACTAGCAATGATGACAAGAGAGCCAGAAGTGAGCTGAGCTCTCCTACTGACAGACAGCCTGAGACCTACAACAG CAGCCACCGCAGGAAGCGGACTGACATTTTCCGTCGCCCCCTCGGTCGCTCTAAAGACCATGGTAACGGGAGTGTGTTGGAGAGGAACTCGCCACCCGTCACTGGTCACTTCAGCCCGCGGGAGCTCCTTCTGGGGCGGGGCACTGGTTTAACCCCGCCTCTCGACAGCCCTGAGCGTCGTCGCCGTTCCACTGCCGCGGTAACGGTTACCGTGAGCCGCCACGATTCACTGCGTCGGCCTGAAGACACGCCCATCCGGCGCTCCAGCAGCGGGCAGCACGGCTTCAGCTCCAGAACCCTGGACCCAGACACACTGGCACAg GACATAGAGGAGAGTGTGAGTGTGGCTCTGGGGCAGCTGAGGCAGTTGGAGCGTGGGGGCTGCAGACCGGCTCCTGACGTGGTCCTggacactctggagcaggttaagaACAGCCCAATCACTGCCTGCTCCTCCGAGTCGCCCAGCCCCCACAGCACCCCCTCCACCCCAGGGACTCCTGGTACCCCTAGTCCCCTCAGCCCTCTGAGCCCCCTCATTCCCCTCCCTGGCCCCCCTCCCGCACCCATCCGATCTACCAACCCCTCCCCCGACACCCTGGGCTCCTTCAAGCCCGTAGTGGGGGCTCCTCTCCGTATGGGAGCTCCGCTTCGCCCCCCGGCCTTGAGGCCGAAACCCCTGGTGCCGCCCAAGAGCAACACCCCCCCTCTGCCCCCGCTGCTGGACAAGTCCTGCACCATGTGA